The proteins below come from a single Chryseobacterium bernardetii genomic window:
- a CDS encoding cob(I)yrinic acid a,c-diamide adenosyltransferase yields the protein MKIYTKTGDKGQTALYGGTRVSKASARVDSYGNIDELNSFIGIVKSHIEDEEVLRQLKKIQFDLFTVGSEAATPVDKLMLANGKSRLPIIISETEIEELEQWMDAFDEKLEPLQYFILPGGGKSATFLHAARTICRRAERSLVFLNESEEVRPELIKYLNRLSDYLFVLARYISKLNNEPEEYWNPNER from the coding sequence ATGAAAATTTATACAAAAACAGGAGATAAAGGCCAAACGGCACTATACGGCGGAACAAGAGTTTCCAAAGCCAGTGCAAGAGTGGACAGCTACGGAAATATAGATGAACTGAATTCTTTCATCGGGATTGTAAAAAGTCATATTGAAGATGAAGAAGTGTTGAGACAGCTGAAAAAAATTCAGTTTGATTTATTCACGGTAGGTTCAGAAGCCGCAACACCTGTAGATAAACTGATGCTGGCTAACGGAAAATCACGTCTTCCGATCATTATTTCGGAAACAGAAATTGAAGAACTGGAGCAATGGATGGATGCCTTTGATGAAAAGCTTGAACCTCTTCAGTATTTTATTCTTCCCGGCGGGGGAAAATCTGCAACATTCTTACATGCTGCAAGAACCATCTGCAGAAGAGCAGAACGTTCATTGGTATTTTTAAATGAATCTGAAGAAGTACGTCCGGAATTGATTAAATATTTAAACAGATTATCAGATTATCTTTTTGTATTGGCAAGATATATTTCAAAACTGAACAATGAACCGGAAGAATACTGGAACCCGAATGAGAGATAA